CTCCATTATTTCCCCTCTTCCTATTTTTATCTATCTAATACTTTAAATGAAAGACTGTTTTCCACTAAACTATAACACAACCCTATACGCAGACACCTATTGTCACCGAAGTTATCAAGTTATCATCAACTGCGACATAACAGGATTCCCAGAGCCGCTTATCAAGTGAAATTGACTCCCTTTCCGCAGGCACGGCTTCAGCTAACTCGGAAACTAAGAACGTTTCCGAGTGGATCTTCAGCCCGTGGGATTGCGATTACTCATCCCATCGAAAACATGTGCTGTTCCTGCAGGAGTGTCGCCAATTTCACTTGATAAACTAGTTAGGTAGTAATTAACAACAATATGCACTGTGAAAAATCATGCTATCTAGCGAAGGAAGCAAATGGTTGAGACTACTCGAAAATAAAAACCGATTTTCTTGCGATGTGAACCCCTAGAAGCATTCCTTGTCCTATGGGAACAACACATGTTTTCGATGAGATGATTTGTTTTAAAACAAAAAGATTGCTAAACGTATCTAATAAAAAGAAGAACTACTTTCTCACGATGAGAAAACAGTTCTTCTTGTAGTAAAATTATTTTAAAGCAGATTTTGCTTGATCAGCGATTTGTGTGAAAGCTTTTTCATCACTAACTGCTAATTCAGCAAGCATTTTACGGTTTACTTCGATACCTGCTAATTTTAAACCGTGCATTAAACGACTATATGAAAGGTCATTTAAACGTGCAGCAGCATTGATACGTGTAATCCATAATTTACGGAAGTCACGCTTCTTGTTTCTGCGGTCACGATAAGCGTACTGACCTGATTTCCATACTTGTTGTTTTGCTACTTTAAATAGCGCATGTTTCGAACCATAATATCCTTTTGCAAGTTTTAGTATGCGTTTGCGACGCTTGCGTGTAACTGTTCCACCTTTAACACGTGCCATTGTAATTCCCTCCTAGATATATCAACGAATTCCATTTTTTTATTTGTATGGTACCATTTGTTTGATGCGTTTGTAATCGCCGGCAGAAACAACCGAGCTTTTACGTAATTTACGTTTTTGTTTTTGTGACTTGTTAGCAAACAAGTGACTTGTATATGCGTGTGAACGTTTTAATTTTCCAGAACCTGTTCTTTTGAAACGTTTTTGTGAGCCTTTATGTGTTTTCATTTTTGGCATGATTAGTTCCTCCTTCATAACATTTAAGCTAATTCTTATTTTTCGTTAACTGGTGCAAGCGTTAAGAACATGCTGCGACCTTCCATTTTTGGTCTTTGCTCAATTGTGGAAAGATCTTTACACTCTTCAGCCATGCGTACTAAAACTTTCTGTCCTAATTCTTTATGGGTGATCGCACGTCCGCGGAAACGAATCGAAACTTTAACCTTGTCACCTTTATCAAGAAACTTTCTAGCATTGCGAAGCTTCGTATTAAAATCATGTTCTTCAATTCCAGGACTTAGACGTACTTCCTTAAGATTAATGATTTTCTGTTTCTTACGGGCTTCTTTTTCTTTTTTCTGTTGTTCAAAACGAAATTTACCAAAGTCCATTATTCTACACACCGGCGGTTTTGCTGTCGGTGCAACAAGAACAAGGTCTAATTCTCTTGTTTGAGCAATTTCCAATGCTTCTTGACGAGATTTAACTCCAAGTTGATCCCCATTAGAATCAATGAGTCGCACTTCACGTGCTCTAATTTTCTCATTGACATTCATATCTTTGCTAATAATCAGCCACCTCCGTGAATTTTTAAAAGCGTCATGATCTATGATCGATTACTGTTATTTAAAAAGTAATCTTGACCTTTACCAACAGCCATTTTGACAAGCTAGTTAATTATATGCATAAAAAAAGTGTCGGTACACACTGCACCCACACACATCTTCTGTTTAATAATCAGAATGGTAACCTGGAAACTGCATACATATTACATGCGTCAATCAGGCGAGAAGCGGGTGCCTCTACTTGTCTTTAAGATCATATTCAATTTCACTTATAAAATCATAACATGCTATTATAATACTGTCAATTCTTTTATTATCACTAAGTGCTCTTTATAAGACAAAAGACAGATGCCAAAATGACATCTGTCTTAAATGTAACCCTATTTTACTTATTATGCAATACTTTATTTTCAATCTCTAATTTTATCACTTTGATAAAATCTTCTAAACCTATTGTTTCTGAATCTTGCTCACCGTATCGCCTCACATTGACTGCGTTATCTGTCATTTCCTTGTCACCAACAACTAGTGCGAAAGGAATCTTTTGCGTTTGTGCTTCACGTATCTTATAACCAATTTTTTCATCACGTTCATCTACTTCCACACGAATACCAGCAAAACGTAATGTCTCTTCTACTTTCTTAGCATAGTCAGCGTGCACGGAAGCAGACACTGGTACAATTCTTGCTTGTATAGGTGAAAGCCACGTTGGAAAAGCACCTTTATATTCTTCAATTAAAAATGCTACGAAACGTTCCATTGTCGATACGACACCACGGTGAATAACAACAGGACGATGTTCCTTACCATCTTCGCCAATATAAGTTAAGTCAAAACGCTCTGGAAGATGGAAGTCCAATTGAACAGTTGACAATGTCTCATCTTTACCTAAAGCTGTTTTTACTTGTACATCTAATTTCGGACCATAAAATGCCGCTTCGCCTTCTGCCTCAACAAATTCTAAATTCATGTCTTCCATTGTTTCCTTTAAAAGTGATTGAGCCTTATTCCACATTTCATCATTATCAATATATTTTTCTTTATCTTCCGGGTCACGATAAGATAAGCGGAAATAGTAGTCATCGATACCGAAGTCTTTATAAACATTTTGTACCAACTCAACTACACGAATAAATTCTTCTTTTAGCTGATCAGGACGTGCAAAAATGTGTGCATCATTTAACGTCATAGCACGAACACGTTGTAAACCAGCTAATGCTCCAGACATCTCGTGACGATGCATCATTCCTAATTCTGCAATACGAACTGGCAAATTACGATAGCTATATAGTTGATTTTTATATACCATCATATGGTGCGGACAGTTCATCGGACGTAACATTAAATCTTCGTTATCCATTTCAAGTATTGGGAAGTTGTCATCTTTATAATGCTCCCAGTGACCACTAGTTTTATATAATTCAACATTACCAAGGATAGGTGTATATACATGGTCATAGCCAAGACGTTCCTCTAGATCAACAATATAGCGTTCTATTGTACGGCGGATCGTTGCACCTTTAGGTAGCCATAGAGGTAAACCTTGTCCTACTTTTTGAGAAACTGTAAATAAATCTAATTCTTTTCCTAACTTACGATGATCACGTTCTTTTGCTTCTTCACGAAAACGTAAATAATCGTCTAAATCTGTTTTTTTAGCAAATGCTGTTCCGTAAATACGTTGCAACATCTTATTGTTGCTATCACCACGCCAATAAGCACCTGAAATGCTCAATAACTGAAAGACTTTAATTTTACTAGTTGAAGGAACGTGAACACCACGACATAAGTCAAAAAATTCACCTTGTTCGTAGATTGTTACTGTCTCATCTTCTGGAATAGCATCCAGCAATTCTAACTTTAAGTTATCACCAATTGCTTCAAAACGTTTTTTTGCTTCATCACGTGAGACTTCAACACGAACGAATTCTACATTTTCATCAATAATTCGTTGCATTTCCTTTTCAATTTTCGGTAAATCTTCTGGTGTAAGAGACTGTTCCATATCGATGTCATAATAAAAACCATCTTCAATAGTCGGTCCAACGCCCAATTTAACGTCCTCTCCATATAACCTCTTAATTGCTTGTGCCATTACATGTGCACTTGAATGACGCATAATTTCTATACCTTCATCCTGTTTATTCGTAATAATTGCGATTTCACCATCTTTTGGCAGTGGTGTACGTAAATCATAGAATATGCCATCTAAAGTAACAGCTAATGCTTGTTTTCGTAAACCTGGTGATATTGATTGTGCAATATCTTCTCCTGTTGTACCTTGAGGAAACTCCTTGTTCGCTCCATCAGGAAAAGTAATAACTAATTGATCTGACATGTAACTCACTCCTTATATAAAATAAACAAAATGGAAGCAGAGCGCGTAATTAAAAAATCACATATAAAAAACGCTTGTCCCTCTGCCTATATAGCAAAGGGACAAGCGTTAGCTCGTGGTTCCACCCTAATTTCCGAATCTAAACACGCTCGATTCAGCTTCATTGCTCTGTAACGTAGAGAATACGCTGTTTTCTAATCGCTATTGTAGCTTTCAAATCCAGAGTTCAAAGGTGGTAATTATTGTAGACTGAACAGGAAGCTCACAGCTAATACTTCCCTCTCTATAGAACGCCTTACAAAATCAAGTCCTCATCAACACTTTTATGCTTCTTAATATGACTTGTATTATAAAGCTATCCGTAGAAAAAATCAAGCGTGTATCTAAAATTTAAACAATTGCGAACGGAAATTGATTTAATGGTTTAAAAGTAACCTGTTCTTCAAATATATTTATTAATGAGACAGTTTTACCCTCTGATGGATCATCACCATAAATAAAAATAGACTTCGGCTTTAGAGCTAATATAGGTGTTAAGTTTAATTCATTTTCATCTAAACCAACGATATACATTGGTTCCTGCTTAATTTTTATTTTTAATTCTTTGGTAGTGTATAAGTGTCCATCTTCTCTGTAAAACAAAAAATCATTTTTTCCTTGTACCATATAGATATTTTCACATTTAAACGAACTGTTTGCTACATATTCACGAATAGCATTTACAAAGTCTTGGTATTCTTCTTCTTGCTTCCATTCATCAATTGCTCTTCCAACAAGTTCTAATAAAATAGTATCAGCTGCAAGTTGATTAGCTTCTACACAAGCCTCATAGTCTAATACACCGTCTATTGTGTACTCACTAAACCATTCACTAATTGTCGTTTTTATTTCATTTGAAGCTGTGAAAAAAGTGAGCTCATCCCCTAAAATCATATCCATTGTAATTTTTAAGATATGGTTAATTTCTTCCTCATTCTGATAGTAATAATTATAACGAATTATTTCTGAAATCTGCGTTTTTTTGGTATGTGTCATCCATAGTTCCATTAATAAGAGTGCAATTGCATTATCATGCTTTTGAAAAGAAAACTGCTTCTTTATCTCAAAATAATACCCTCCTTTTTGTTTCAAACTCCAATCAAATTCATAATAACCTAGCTTCTCACTAAACAGTTTTGCATCTTGCGCTTTTTCCATGTACACATTTAACATGTCCATCATCCTCATCACAATCAAACTGTTACATTATATGGGACAAGTGAAGAAAACATGCTTTTTTTACCATATAAAAATATAATTCAGCTTTATTCCACCGATTTGTTTTCTGTAACTTTATGAAGTACTATTTTTTGGGCTATTGCTCACTAATTACTACATTCATATCCCACTTCCTAACAAATTAGATTTTATAAAAAAGATCGAGAAGGATAATAATCCAACTCGATCTTTTTTATCTATTTATCCAGAAGCAGGTTATTCTCCTCTACGATTCTCAGAGAAGATCGCAACTTCCTTACTTACTTGCTTAATTCGTTCTATGATTCTGCCTGCCTTAAGTTCCTCGATATCTCCCTTAGTTGATGTTGCTAAATGCTTTTCTAATTGAGCTAAACTAAAATTCGAACTAAAAAATACTGGTAACCGTTCCATCATACGATATTGTAGTATCGATCCTAAAATTTCATCACGAAACCAAGAGGAAATTGATTCAGCACCAATATCATCTATCATAAGTACTGGTACCTTTTTAAACTTTTCAACTTTCTCATTTAATGAATCATCTTTGAATGACGACTTGATTTCGCGAACAAATTCTGGCATATAAATTAACATGGAAGCAATATTTTTTTCAGCTAATTCATTTGCAATGGCACCTAAAAAGTATGTTTTGCCTACTCCAAATGGACCATAAAAGTACAATCCTTTTTCAGGTAATTCACTACCGATTTTGCTAATATACGTCACAACTTCTCTAATTGCTTTATGTCGCTTTTCATCTTGATCATCTAATTTTGAAATTGATGCTTGAAGGATATCTTTTGGCATATATAAGCTTTTAATTAATGACGATTTTCTTCTTTGTTCTTCTTGCTGTATGGTGTATTTACATTTTTCATAAAATAAACGGATTTCTTTACCCTCAATTTCAATCCTAGGTTTATATCCTGGCAATACATTATTCTTACAACCATTTGTTGGGCAATTAGCACAATCTTTATTTTGAGAATGATATTCATATAGTTTCATTAATTGTCTTTCAATATCTTTATCAGATAAAAGCGGATGATTTTCTAACAGCTGTTTGATTTCAGTATCTTGTAAAACCTCTTGCTTCATTTCCTTATAAAAGCTTTGAAAAGACTGATTTTCTCTCATCCATTTTTTTAATGAAGTTTGAATTGGTTCCATGTGCACCACCCTTAAGAATGATTTGATTTTTGTTCTTTATATTTTCGTAACAGTTCACTAACATCTTCGTTTTGCTCTCTATTAGTTACCGTTTTTTCTTTTTCTTTAGCAGCTTGTGTTTGCTTTTGTTCCTTAAACCAATCGGGAACAACCTCTTTTTTCCCAGTTGGTTTATAATAAGATTTTTTATTATTTCCCCATTCTTGGTACTTGTTATGTTCCGATTTTGCTAGTGTAATAGCTTGTCTAACTGTTTTTACGTTTTTTCTAGCCCAATGGCTAGCTATTTTTTCTACATATGATTTTGTTAACTTCATATCTGTTTTAAGTAATACATAATGAATGAGTACGTTCATGACACCAGGTGTAATGCCATGTAATGACATAATATCAGCAACTATTTTTAAATCTTGTTGAGAAGCATGATTTCCACTAGATAAGTCTTCTAATAACTGTTTTGGTGTTCTTTCTTCTAACATTTGCATAAATTGATCTTGTTTACTTTTTGGCTCGTCTGTATTTTTTGTATAAGTTGTTTTCTGATTAACTAAATTTTTTGCTTGTTTTGGTTGAGCTTGCATACTTTCTGATAAATCCATACAAGCAGTTTTAAATTCTTTATGATTCAAGCTATTCTCATCTGTAATAGCCCACAACAATGCTTTTTCAATCTCTAAATTAGTTAAATGATATAATACGCTCATTTGCTCTATTAATTTTATATTCGTTGCAGTTAGAATTTGATTAGTAGGCAACATGCGCTGCTTCAATAATTGTGCCAACCAATCCATATCTATTGTTTGATTGCCAATCATTGGGCCGTCATTTTCTTCGTCTATAGATGAACCATCTGATACTTCCAATTTTGTGTTTGTTTCCTTACTACTAAAAACATCAGTAAAGTGGGCAGTGACATTAACGCCTTTATTATTTGTTGTCACTTTATTCTCTTTAAATATATCATATAACTGATCATATTTATCGGTTCCAAGTTGATGGTACAACAACTGTGACAGCATACCATTCTCGAAAAATAAACCTGGTGAACAAGGTGTCAATAATTTATATGTGAATTTAGTCTGGTTTTCATCATCATATTTAAAAGTTTGTAATATACCGATTGCCTCTAATTTTTGTCTTGCTTCATAAATTTGAGGAAGAGGGATATTTAAATACTGCATCAACATATGATGTGTCTGAACGTCATCAGGATTAGATGAACTAAGATATTGACTAGACAATGTTAAGTAGAGTGAAACGGCATGAATGCCAACTAACGGTTGATATAATTGCATTAAAGCCAGAAGGTGTGCTTGCGTAAGTTGTTGTTGTTCGGATGTTATCACATACCCATGACCTGGCAGTAACTTCCCAATGTGTTGTTGCATTATTTCTCCCCCCTGTCCTTCTATTTAAAGAAAAAAAGAGCCTCTTGGCTCATCTATAATCTTGATTTATTTATCATCTGAATTTTTTATTAAATCCTTTAATTCATCTAGGAACACACTAATATCTTTAAATTGACGATAAACAGATGCAAATCGCACATAGGCAACCTCATCAATTGATGAGAGCTGATCCATAATTAATTCGCCAACTTCTTGACTTTGCACTTCTGCAGTACCACGACTCCGTAATTCGTCCTCCACTTCCATTGTTAACTGTTCCAATTGTTGAAGTGCAACGGGTCGCTTCTCACAAGCTTTAATCAAGCCACGCAGTAATTTTTCCCTACTGAATTCTTCTCTAATTCCCTCTTTTTTAACAACAATTAAAGGAACTTCTTCAATACGCTCAAAAGTTGTAAAACGGAAGTCACATTCTTCACATTCACGTCTTCTTCTAATCGCACGTCCTTCTTCAATTGGCCTTGAATCCAATACTCTTGTGTTTTTATATTGACAATTCGGGCACCGCATCTGTTATCATTCCTATCATTTATTCCCTCTATCTTTGTATGCAAGTTTAATCAACAAGCGTCATTTCCTTTTTTAGGTCATCATAAAGTTTCGGGACTAACTTATGGCTATATCCTAAATCAAAAGGGAAAACTGACTCTGTTGTAACTGAAAAATCAATCGCTGTTCGAAATGGTTTCACCATGATAATGGTTGCTGTAATAAAGACTTTTTTGCCACCTTTAAGGTTACAGCTAATTTCACCATGTTCATCCGATATTGCAATTATTTCGCAACCCTTCTTACTCTTAAAATATTCTTCTACTATCTTAAAAGCTCTATCTTTTGTAGTTTTGAAATAGCGTGTTTGTAATTGTTTGTCCCAATGTTTGTCTTTCGTTTCCGAGTGATTGTTAAAGAATTTATCAATTGATTCTTTAATAGCCATATACCGCACCTCAATATCTTTAGTTACATATTATATACTTCTAAGATTATTCTAACATGTTTCCTATAAGAAAACGATATCAAAGCGTTTAATTTTTTGGATAATTAGATAAAAAACCCCTTTTACTGTTTATTCCAGCAAAGGGGCTGCAAATCAAATTATTTAAAGCGCATTATATTTAGGTACTTGAATTGGACCCATACCACGTGGCAATTCAACTTTTTCACAATTACCAGATTCCAAGGCTTCTGAAATATAATCACATGCTACATTTGGATCAATAATATCACCGCATGTAAATACATCAATACTTGCATAACCATGTTCTGGAAAACTGTGAATCGTTAAGTGTGATTCAGAAATAATTACTACACCACTTACACCATGTGGAGCAAACTTATGAAAAGCAACTTCTCTTATTTCTGCACCTGCTTTTAAAGCTGCGTCAACAAAGATCTTCTCAATTTGTCCCATATCATTTAAAGTATCTATATTACAATCCCACATTTCAGCAATAACATGTCTACCCATTGTATCCATTCGATAATTCCCCCTTATTTATTAATCAATACCTTTTAAATAAACTTGGATGAGCTGCCACGGGGGAAAGTTAGTCCAAAGAGATCCTAACCCTTTAAGCATTCATTAATGCACCTATTTAAAAGCTTTGCTGTTAGTATAACATATTTAGGATGTGTTATTTCTCATAAGCACACGCAAACGAATTATATCTGTTTTTTAAAAGTTTGGCAAGATTTTTTTACAAAAATAAATTTGTAG
The nucleotide sequence above comes from Paraliobacillus zengyii. Encoded proteins:
- the thrS gene encoding threonine--tRNA ligase, translated to MSDQLVITFPDGANKEFPQGTTGEDIAQSISPGLRKQALAVTLDGIFYDLRTPLPKDGEIAIITNKQDEGIEIMRHSSAHVMAQAIKRLYGEDVKLGVGPTIEDGFYYDIDMEQSLTPEDLPKIEKEMQRIIDENVEFVRVEVSRDEAKKRFEAIGDNLKLELLDAIPEDETVTIYEQGEFFDLCRGVHVPSTSKIKVFQLLSISGAYWRGDSNNKMLQRIYGTAFAKKTDLDDYLRFREEAKERDHRKLGKELDLFTVSQKVGQGLPLWLPKGATIRRTIERYIVDLEERLGYDHVYTPILGNVELYKTSGHWEHYKDDNFPILEMDNEDLMLRPMNCPHHMMVYKNQLYSYRNLPVRIAELGMMHRHEMSGALAGLQRVRAMTLNDAHIFARPDQLKEEFIRVVELVQNVYKDFGIDDYYFRLSYRDPEDKEKYIDNDEMWNKAQSLLKETMEDMNLEFVEAEGEAAFYGPKLDVQVKTALGKDETLSTVQLDFHLPERFDLTYIGEDGKEHRPVVIHRGVVSTMERFVAFLIEEYKGAFPTWLSPIQARIVPVSASVHADYAKKVEETLRFAGIRVEVDERDEKIGYKIREAQTQKIPFALVVGDKEMTDNAVNVRRYGEQDSETIGLEDFIKVIKLEIENKVLHNK
- the rpmI gene encoding 50S ribosomal protein L35, which produces MPKMKTHKGSQKRFKRTGSGKLKRSHAYTSHLFANKSQKQKRKLRKSSVVSAGDYKRIKQMVPYK
- the rplT gene encoding 50S ribosomal protein L20; this translates as MARVKGGTVTRKRRKRILKLAKGYYGSKHALFKVAKQQVWKSGQYAYRDRRNKKRDFRKLWITRINAAARLNDLSYSRLMHGLKLAGIEVNRKMLAELAVSDEKAFTQIADQAKSALK
- the nrdR gene encoding transcriptional regulator NrdR, translating into MRCPNCQYKNTRVLDSRPIEEGRAIRRRRECEECDFRFTTFERIEEVPLIVVKKEGIREEFSREKLLRGLIKACEKRPVALQQLEQLTMEVEDELRSRGTAEVQSQEVGELIMDQLSSIDEVAYVRFASVYRQFKDISVFLDELKDLIKNSDDK
- a CDS encoding replication initiation and membrane attachment family protein codes for the protein MQQHIGKLLPGHGYVITSEQQQLTQAHLLALMQLYQPLVGIHAVSLYLTLSSQYLSSSNPDDVQTHHMLMQYLNIPLPQIYEARQKLEAIGILQTFKYDDENQTKFTYKLLTPCSPGLFFENGMLSQLLYHQLGTDKYDQLYDIFKENKVTTNNKGVNVTAHFTDVFSSKETNTKLEVSDGSSIDEENDGPMIGNQTIDMDWLAQLLKQRMLPTNQILTATNIKLIEQMSVLYHLTNLEIEKALLWAITDENSLNHKEFKTACMDLSESMQAQPKQAKNLVNQKTTYTKNTDEPKSKQDQFMQMLEERTPKQLLEDLSSGNHASQQDLKIVADIMSLHGITPGVMNVLIHYVLLKTDMKLTKSYVEKIASHWARKNVKTVRQAITLAKSEHNKYQEWGNNKKSYYKPTGKKEVVPDWFKEQKQTQAAKEKEKTVTNREQNEDVSELLRKYKEQKSNHS
- the speD gene encoding adenosylmethionine decarboxylase, with product MDTMGRHVIAEMWDCNIDTLNDMGQIEKIFVDAALKAGAEIREVAFHKFAPHGVSGVVIISESHLTIHSFPEHGYASIDVFTCGDIIDPNVACDYISEALESGNCEKVELPRGMGPIQVPKYNAL
- the ytxC gene encoding sporulation protein YtxC — its product is MLNVYMEKAQDAKLFSEKLGYYEFDWSLKQKGGYYFEIKKQFSFQKHDNAIALLLMELWMTHTKKTQISEIIRYNYYYQNEEEINHILKITMDMILGDELTFFTASNEIKTTISEWFSEYTIDGVLDYEACVEANQLAADTILLELVGRAIDEWKQEEEYQDFVNAIREYVANSSFKCENIYMVQGKNDFLFYREDGHLYTTKELKIKIKQEPMYIVGLDENELNLTPILALKPKSIFIYGDDPSEGKTVSLINIFEEQVTFKPLNQFPFAIV
- the dnaI gene encoding primosomal protein DnaI, with the translated sequence MEPIQTSLKKWMRENQSFQSFYKEMKQEVLQDTEIKQLLENHPLLSDKDIERQLMKLYEYHSQNKDCANCPTNGCKNNVLPGYKPRIEIEGKEIRLFYEKCKYTIQQEEQRRKSSLIKSLYMPKDILQASISKLDDQDEKRHKAIREVVTYISKIGSELPEKGLYFYGPFGVGKTYFLGAIANELAEKNIASMLIYMPEFVREIKSSFKDDSLNEKVEKFKKVPVLMIDDIGAESISSWFRDEILGSILQYRMMERLPVFFSSNFSLAQLEKHLATSTKGDIEELKAGRIIERIKQVSKEVAIFSENRRGE
- the infC gene encoding translation initiation factor IF-3, producing the protein MNVNEKIRAREVRLIDSNGDQLGVKSRQEALEIAQTRELDLVLVAPTAKPPVCRIMDFGKFRFEQQKKEKEARKKQKIINLKEVRLSPGIEEHDFNTKLRNARKFLDKGDKVKVSIRFRGRAITHKELGQKVLVRMAEECKDLSTIEQRPKMEGRSMFLTLAPVNEK
- a CDS encoding cytosolic protein; the protein is MAIKESIDKFFNNHSETKDKHWDKQLQTRYFKTTKDRAFKIVEEYFKSKKGCEIIAISDEHGEISCNLKGGKKVFITATIIMVKPFRTAIDFSVTTESVFPFDLGYSHKLVPKLYDDLKKEMTLVD